In Flavobacterium endoglycinae, one DNA window encodes the following:
- the dinB gene encoding DNA polymerase IV, which yields MSRAIVHIDMNTFFVSCERLTNSELNGIPLIIGGGDRGVVASCSYEARKFGVRSAMPIHMAMKLCPQAKIMKGDMELYSRLSHEITEIIQEKAPVVEKASIDEFYLDITGMDRFYGSYRWTDELAQRITKETGLPLTFALSVNKTVSKIGTGEGKQKQNLEIPEHLVQSFLNPLSIRKIPMVGQKTFELLSRIGIRTIQTLSEMPAESLQQMIGKNGTELWKKANGIDNTPVEPYTERKSISTEHTFSQDTIDLLKLNRILQGMVEKLAYQLRAEEWLTSTVTVKIRYANFDTETKQSRVPYTSADHILTQTVTDLFTKLYQRRMRLRLIGVRFSGLVRGTYQIDLFNDTEEMLALYQAMDRMKTRYGFDAVMRCAGASFKPNNKDEILKRNK from the coding sequence ATGAGCAGGGCTATTGTACACATCGACATGAACACGTTTTTCGTCTCCTGCGAAAGGCTGACAAATTCTGAACTTAACGGCATACCGCTTATCATCGGCGGCGGCGACAGAGGCGTTGTGGCTTCGTGCTCCTATGAAGCCAGAAAATTCGGCGTGCGCTCGGCCATGCCGATCCATATGGCCATGAAGCTCTGCCCTCAGGCAAAAATTATGAAAGGCGACATGGAACTCTATTCCAGGCTTTCCCACGAGATTACCGAAATCATTCAGGAAAAGGCGCCCGTAGTGGAAAAAGCCAGCATTGATGAATTTTATCTGGACATTACCGGCATGGATAGATTCTACGGCAGCTACAGATGGACTGATGAACTGGCACAGCGCATCACAAAAGAAACGGGGCTCCCCCTCACCTTTGCGCTTTCGGTCAACAAAACCGTTTCGAAAATCGGAACCGGCGAGGGCAAGCAGAAGCAGAACCTTGAAATTCCCGAGCACCTGGTGCAGTCCTTTTTGAATCCGCTCTCCATTAGAAAAATCCCGATGGTCGGACAGAAAACCTTTGAGCTGCTTTCGCGAATCGGCATCCGAACCATTCAGACGCTCTCTGAAATGCCAGCCGAATCCCTGCAGCAGATGATCGGCAAAAACGGAACCGAGCTCTGGAAAAAAGCCAATGGGATTGACAACACGCCTGTGGAGCCCTATACGGAAAGAAAGTCAATCTCAACCGAACATACTTTCTCACAGGACACCATTGATCTATTAAAATTAAACAGAATCCTGCAGGGCATGGTGGAGAAACTGGCCTACCAGCTGCGGGCAGAAGAATGGCTCACTTCAACGGTGACCGTTAAAATCAGGTACGCCAATTTTGATACCGAAACCAAGCAGTCAAGGGTGCCCTATACCTCAGCGGATCATATTCTCACCCAGACCGTCACTGATCTCTTTACCAAGCTCTACCAGCGCCGAATGAGGCTGCGCCTCATAGGAGTCCGCTTCAGCGGGCTGGTCAGGGGAACCTATCAGATTGACCTATTCAATGATACCGAAGAAATGCTTGCCCTGTATCAAGCCATGGACAGAATGAAGACCCGTTACGGCTTTGACGCCGTGATGAGATGCGCCGGCGCATCTTTCAAACCCAACAATAAAGACGAAATTTTAAAACGCAATAAATAA